One genomic segment of Armatimonadota bacterium includes these proteins:
- a CDS encoding transcriptional regulator — protein sequence MPQIDRLVHEPVRLRVLTLLSALKEAEFSFVLRALALTNGNLSVHMRKLEDVGYVSMTKSFVGRIPKTMFRITKQGRQALDDYWRALDDIRAGDA from the coding sequence ATGCCCCAGATTGACCGCCTGGTGCATGAACCGGTGCGCTTGCGCGTGCTGACCCTGTTGTCGGCGCTGAAGGAAGCGGAGTTCTCCTTCGTCCTGCGGGCGCTGGCGCTGACCAACGGCAACCTGTCGGTGCACATGCGGAAGTTGGAGGATGTGGGCTACGTCTCGATGACTAAGAGCTTCGTCGGCCGCATTCCCAAGACGATGTTCCGCATCACGAAGCAGGGCAGGCAGGCGTTGGACGACTACTGGAGGGCGCTGGACGACATACGCGCGGGGGATGCGTGA